In Apis mellifera strain DH4 linkage group LG1, Amel_HAv3.1, whole genome shotgun sequence, the sequence ATCGTTACCATATCGATTGTGTGTTTGTGAGTCCGGAGGAGAACCTCCACGGAAATACCAATTCTCAGGAGGTTTCAACGCCAATTTCTTTGGCACGTGAACCAActgttctaatttattttcttactgCAGAAGCAATCGCCGGCCTTGCCAATTGGTTATTATTCATCGTGCAAAGAAACGAAacagagaaggaagaaattaaatcatcGATACACTCTCTCGTTATAATTTCATCGATGACTGTCATCGTGATTCTTTTGTCCTTTTTCGAGTCCTATTATTCTTTCCAActcttgtaaaaattttttcactgGAATACGTTGTGGAGTGGAAAGGATGTCGACGGAAtggagataaataaatttaaaaagaatttcctgTCCGGCGGAGAAAAATGTCGAGAatctttcgaaatcgaaagattgaaattattgatttataacaaatataatctttcccaatgttgttctttttctttatcttttgatATGTTTCTATACAATTTCCCAACGATCATATCCACCACATctggataaaaagaaagacgtttctattattcctttttttataaaataaatcaaaaaaatagaaaatagagatattacgagataattaattttacatttttctcggatgaaatagaaaaagaaaaaaacatttcaatttcaacgtggctaaaatttttcttgaatcatCCCTTTGTTGATAGATCAAAATTGGAacgtaaaaattggaaagtcgTGGTAgggttaaaaaataatcattgcaACAACTCTGTCACCAATAATAAGAACTTGGAGGATATTTCCGTACGACGAAAAAACCGTAGACAAAGTCGGTGTTGATTAATCGCCGGCGGCATCGTTTTTCGCCTCTTTTATTTTCCGTCTGTTTTCcgcttgaaagaaaaaaaaaaaatctagggACACGAGGCAATCATAATAAAGCTTCTCTCGATACTTTTATTCGTAAATAGTACtgcaaaaaggaaagaaaactgtagaaaattataaaacgaattttcttcattaacaTTTCATTTGGACTTACACTTAGAAGAATATTCTTCTAGATAGAGATGTTTGATGGATCTATTCCATTGCAATTGCATCTATCGTTTGATCGATAGAtacttttcaatcattttgtTTCGCATATTTCTCTCCAAGCAAGttttgatcaaatatttgCATCAGTTTCAGAATTAACAAAGTTACGATTAAGTTAAGCGAACATAATCTCAGCCCGGTACGCATTTAATCTTGGAATATTCCTTCCATTCATtatctaacctaacttaacttTCTAATCTAAGCTAAACTCAAACTTTACATAACAAAAACATAAATTGGATTCCCATTTTCATATGTAAAGGCACACGACACActttattataagattttattaccTTGCACAAAATGAAACGAAGTCATGATAGTTTGTTTGTGGGCTTGGACGAGaacaaattattggaaataaattattttccttcttcgtcgaaagaaagaaacgaatggAACGAGATATTGAAAATGTCTACGAAACAGTGTGTAAAAATCGAAAGGCGAATGTTCCACTCGCGGAAACAATTTTCTGAGAATATTGCTGTCTGGTTTCTTCCACTTCCACCGGTGGAATGGTAATGAAAGCACGGCGAGGCGAACTCTCTCGATTGgcgtgtatatacataaatattttgtataatccGATGGTTGAATACTACGAATATTGATTACACTATCGGGGATATATTTCCACGAGgtttccaatttatattttgtttatattttacatttctcgGATACGAAGGAAAGTAAAGTTTATTAAGGAAggaatataattgtttcttatttatattctcttgTCGTCGatttatgaatgaatgaatgaatgaaaaggTCTTATTCGCGCGAGAATGGACCAAcactagttttttttattcgtgcaatattatttgtaattatttccaaCCCGAGAAGCACGATTTCAACTGCGACGAAACttcataaaattacttttaagcGGAAATAAAACGGAGTATTTAATCCAAAAGCGAAATTGAATCGCGTCTCATCATTCTCACCGTGATCTTTATAACAAAGGATTattagagaatattttaaaaattaaagggaaaaaaagcaaTTTAACATTTCCGCGTGAATTTCAATCGTGACGGAACAGCcctgtaattaattttaccaaACAGGCTAATAAAAAAGAGCTGGCTGCTTAACAAAAAATCCTTCGAATCCGAAACTCGCGACTAATTAAACCTATCtcgaagattaattaattaaaaaaaaaaccgtaTCCCaagtaattttcattattctccGTCTGATTATCCCCACTCCTCCGACCACAACCCCgcgcgaattaaaaattggggttggaaaaaaaatgccGCAAAATCGAATTCCGACTGTCGGATCGATATCaccctctctcccctctcccccgtTAAAACTATCCTGACAAGAGGAGAATGCAGGCTAACTTCCACTCCATTGTTGCAGAAACTTTAATCAGCCGTCTCGATTCCATCCATTCGAAATCAAAGGGATTGAAAAACGaggaagatcgatcgatcgatcatcgcGCCCTCCGTCACTTCGATCCTTCCAAAGCGCTCCTGCTTGTCCTCCCGAAAACAAGAACAAGAATCCaacgaaagaaaagcattttgCCCCTGGCTATCGATCACgaacgaaacgagagaaagagagatagagagaaaaagaagcaaaagGAGAAACAGTGGTAAACCGAGGCGACAATAGGAACGATAGCACTCGTCGAGGCCGGGTTAACGGGATCAGGAAATCTGATTTTCCGATTCCCATTCAGGCCACTTTTTCCCACCGTTGAACGAAGGAATAGAGGCAACGACAGAGACAGAGAAGAGTATAAACCCCCGTCGAACGAACGATCGAGgcagagagggagggaaacggCGGAGATAAAGCGAGAGAGCGGATCCACCTCTATCCACTGTATTTTCCCTGTACAGTCCTATAGTTCCTCGGAAGATATCGTTGCGGAGTGGATGTGAGCGAGTTTCGAGGAAAAAGCCTCGGTATTGGTGGGCAACAGGAGTATTGATTTTCTGGTACGATACGGCAACAACGAGGTGGAGCCATCGCAGCTCCAGTGGTAGCGCACCGCCATATTTGTTTCCCTCAGGAAGACCAGGGAGAGACTGCGGAAAGCGGATTTTCCAGGGGCTTCTTCCACTCGCTGATCCATCGCCGTTTCACCGTAAGTAAACCGATCAGTTGACGAGTGCACAAACGCGGACAAACGCGCTTTTCGTTTCCCGCGTCGAGGATGTTCCGTGCGGATTAGCGGCACTGCGGCGAGAACCGTGGCGATCGTGCCTGCGACTCTGCCTCCTCGAAACAGGCTGTAAACAACGCGGAGAACTGTTTGACAGGTGGTTGTCGATAACAGCCTGAGTGATATTTATCATGATTCGAGCTCGATTCGAGGAAAAACGCGCGGTTCGTGTTTGATCGTTGCGATGAGAAGGAACGACGATGTTTGTCTTTCGCGTTGACattcgttcgattcgtttcgaagaTCTGAGATGGATTTAACGATGGATTTGTTTATCATGGTGTATGGGATGTAAaggtgtaattttttaaaggtgTAACGACGTGCAGCTGATTTGGTGCAAAACTAGAGTGGACGATCGTTAACCGATCGATCGGCACGGGTTATTCTTGGACGCAGCACGTGGTGATAAACTGGCGTGCATTCACGTTTATAAAACTCGTTTCTAATTTCGGTGTATTATATCAAGCGTATTTTACGGGTTTGGTAAGGCTAAAATACAGAGTGGATTTGAATAgaggataaaaatgatattgaaattgatagagAAAGATAgtttgaaattagaatttctcGTTTTCGAGCTTGTGATTCGTGTAACGTGTCGAAGACAGAAGTTGATTGGATTAGATCGATGAGATCACATGTGATTGAAGTAGTACAAGTGCTCTTCGTGTTCTTGattatctgttttttttttcgttttgctataaaatagtattttaaacctttatctttcattttcgttcttttgtaattttgttaacattttattttaaaattgtccgAATGAAATACCTTCCCATTTTtagaatctatttttattcgagtcGCGTGAAAAGGATGTGGaaagataatgaattttaattcttttaataaataaaactaactttcgaaatttgtacattcgtatatattcttctatctTCAAGATAAGGTAAagttaatttcgaatataattaaagagaaaaaaagaaaaggtttCGCAAGACGAAACAATAGACGagaaaattttagtttcaatttttaaacacgCGTTAAAATTTTCCCTAGTTTATTACGTCTATCGTACTAATCGAAAGAACTGTACCGTTATTATACTTTCATTCCACTTTCTCGTCCCACTTCCATACGCTTAAAACTCATTCAATCAccccttcttctcttcctcccccttccACACGTTCtacaatcataaaaattacacgCGCTCGTTCCCAACAAAAGTTATCGCGGCTACGTTACGTATCGATTCGCGATGATCGATACACGCAAGGAGGGGATCTTCTTGGATCGTCAGCTGTTCAATAAGTAACAACAACGACGAGGACTTTGGACGAGGagcgataataattttccccTGGCAGGGAAAAGGCGGCGATAGAAATTTCTCCCCGAAGCGTTCCACGATTTCAAACGAAACCTCGCACCGCCAACCAAGTAAACGTTGCCCGAAGAAAATTGCCGCGCGGCAGAGGaacaggagaaaaaaaaaagaaaaaaaggagagaaagagggaaaaaagaaaagccgAGTGTACTTTCCTTCGCGTGTACGTGCTTCTCGAGTCTGGGAAATCGGAGGGAACGGCGTAGAATTGGCCCGAAATATTTATGCCACGAGCGGCGGAGAGGGTACGAAAGTGTCGTGTTTCGTTTAACGAGCGCCGCGGCGCGACAAAAAGGATGCAGGAAACGGAGAAAGGGGGAAGAGGGGAGAAGTGGCCTTCTCGTTTAACTGGAAACACGATTGGGTGGAAACAAAGGAagtttggaataataaattttaatgtttcgaAGATTTACAAGGGATGAtagagaattttgaaatatacgggaatattatatgtattatggtGAATTGGTCAGTCAAAATTAGAATCGCTagagcaatttttaatattttgaaaggctaaaataataaaaattattaacaaatacaaatattgaaaatcatgagtgattctaattattatttggcCAAGAATTATCTGCAACATTATAAGATATTCCAAGATAACTTCAAATTCGACAAATTCaaaggaatataaattatcatgaaGCGTTCAAAGAAATGTTTCTTTGATccagaaagaaataaagataatggAATTGCAGGTAATAGACGCGTGTGACCAAGATCTCGAGGAAGAAGGCGTAAAACAGCAGGTGCCACACCGTCTGCGGGTAACGCTCGATAAACTACATTACGTGCTAACGCGTCGTGCCTTCTACTTCAtcctccctcttccttcttctttttttttccacccccaggtttcttctccctctctctccttctctccgtTACCTTCGCCTGGAACTGTGTCAGCCCGCCAACGAAGGTCCTAGCCACGGTGAGGAAACTGTGTCACAACCTCATCGGCGGCATCGACGACTTGGCGGGAATTAAAAAACTGGAGCGTACATGTTATGGAAAAACGTGGGCTGATAATTAAGCAGTTTCGCGGGAACGAATGTATTATCGCGATCTCTGGCTTGGCAATTTCCGCgttggaagggaaaaaagaaaaaaaaaagaagggccGCGTCTCAATTTCCTCGCCCCTTTTCCTCTCGTTCTCGTTACAGGATttctgaaaattcttttttttcgagtcgAGAAAGTGCCACGATCGTGGAACGAGAGTGGTGTAATTGTCGAGTTTCTGTAATGGCTGATATATTAAGCGAAAATTAAGCGAAGAATAATTTGTGATAACAAGTCTATAAACGAATAATAGAAGTTGTTTCTTGAATTGAAAGTGAACGGATTGGGAAATATTGTTGAAAGAATCGTATTGCAAAAggggatataaaaaattgaagggGCAAAAggtttctatatttaattatattcaaagcGATTAATTATGCTTTGAACTTCGTGCTTTTTGTCTTCTATACTTCTGTTCCCCGCTCTTCAAACTGTGTCACCTGCCTTGAAAGCCCCTATGGCGAGGAAAAGTGTGTCACAGTTGCGGTGGTTAGTATCGCGCACCACTGATAATCTCGAAGGAAAAACTGACCTGATTGCGCGTCGTgaagggaaaaattattttccttaattaattttactctcgtgattcatatttattaattttttttttctttttaatttaaaagcgtggaataaaaattccgAATCGTTCTTTCGCATTAACGTTTCGTCGCATCGATATCACGAAAGatagtttattaaaatgagCACGTTGCATGACAATTTGCATTCTAAGAAATGAAATACACGATagcaaatatgattttttccataaaaacgtttgaaattagaatattagcAATAGATgctcgatataaaattttatttcacagaaATAATACGACGGATCGAAGCTCCTTCTTGATTTCAATCTTCCATGAGAAGTTTTTAGTTTCGtcaaaactataaaatttaaaatgaatattcaacaGATTGAAATTTCTGATTCGAAGAATAATTGTAATCAATAATGCATCTATTCTCAACGATGAATCTTCGACCCAGTTTCATCTAatgtatattcgaataaagtttGAACGACAAGTTGTATTTGCGTGCACAACGTTTTTACATTGAAACGTGCCATACTTTGTtgcacaattaaaataatatttcacttaATGACGATAACTTACGAGTCACGAATTAtccgtaaaagaaaaaagttgcaAATTGaccgattatttttaatcctcgaagaaaaatctataatacgAATCTATAATGATATAACCTTATCACAAAAACATCGACAGACAACTAAAATTCAATTGCCTCGATTATCAAATGATCATTCTTCTCAAACGAGGGAACACTTCGACATGGAGCCATAACAAGAAGATAAGAGAACTCGTCCATCGAAATTTTCCATCAATCGGAAGAAACGATTCAATTACGACGGCCGATCCACCGGATCCCGCCATCTCTGGACGATTATCCTTTACCAGAAATGCCCCCCTGATGGCACGAGGGTACATGGATGACGTCAAATGCGGCAGTACACGGCGTCGTTGCAGTTCGAAGTGGAGCATGCGCGAGGCATCGATCGATGCGCGTTGCTTCGAGCTTTCGGGCCGCGCACCTTGCACGAGGCGCAAAGCGAGCACGAAAGCAGAACACGCGCGCGGCCAGCCTCGTCTCCTGCCGAGCAAAAAAGAGCATCGTGCCACGGATCCGCGAGAAACATCTGACGCGAATATTCCTCGAGATGCGGAGGTTGGCCTGACCTTAAGCCTCTTCTCAACATCCATTTCTCGAAAAGTGAATTCCATCCGCCAAGAAGGAACCAAGTGTTGTAACGATAAAACAAACAAGGGAGTAGGCAGAGATCGATCGGCCGACAGCTGGAGCAAACAAACGTATACAATGGAGGATTGTTGATTAACCGTTCGCTTGTTTCCATGGAAGGTGGTACGTACGATCGTCTACGAAACCTATAAAAACCCCTTCTATGTATCGATAGAACGTCCTTGCGCACCTCTTCGATCTCTTCCAAGTctaagggagaaagaaagagagagagagagagaaacgaaggtTTGGAAGAGCGCGAAGGAAACGAGTAACGATGTAAACCTTAACCAGGATACTGCTGAATCGATCGTTCCCTCGTTGACCGTTGGTGATCGAATCGAagcggaaagagagagagagagagatgcctAAGCAAGTGCCAGTGGAGAACTTGGTGATCCCGCCGCAGGACGGGCGGATATGCGGGACGATTTGCATCTGTCAGATGACGGCGGTCCTCTCCTCCGTCGCCCTGGTCTACCTGACCGTTGCCATCTACATGCCGAGCACCAGGGCGTTCCAATCGGGTATAAGCGAGGTGCCAGTCATGTGCACGACCATACGCGCCGTGAACGCGGACAACTGTGAATGGGGCAGCTGCGGGGAGTGGTGCCTGTCGAAAACGTCGGGCCCCTGCGTCCAGATCCACGTGAACTTACGTAGAAACGGTTCCAGGATATTGTTGGCCAACTGCACCAACACGACGAACAAGACTTGTTACGGGATCGATCAGGAGAACGCGAAGAAATCGAAATGCATAGCGGACGAGTGTCGAAATCTGACAGGCACGTTCAACTGCTCGTCGGGGGTGTGCATCAACATTACGGACGCGTTCGAGTGCATATTCCACGACACCGATCCACCGATGAAGTGTTCGGGTAGACGAGGCAAGATAACCTGCATAGACATAGACGGCCTGTTCAATTGTAATCGCGGTACCTGCGAGCGTATCAGAACGCCGTACAACTGCGATCGCAGATGCGTCGATATACCGACAAGGAACAAGAACATGATCCTGTTGACGGGCGACAAGGTTTATCTCAGCCAATGCGAGAGAGCCATAGACGTGCAGACGAATCGGGAGATATGGCACGAGGATCGGGGGGACGTGATGATGGCTTCGTGTTACGGGATATTCAACTCGACCCTGGGCGTCGAGGCTGTCGATTGCATCAACGGGTCCGTGTTGGAGAAGGATCTGCTCACCGATCTCACCAACTTCACCTATCTCTCCTATCTCAACATATTCGCTACGAAACCGTTGGACGAGACAAGGATGGTCGCGCCCCCCGAACAGGACCTAATCATAGCGAACGAGAGCCGTCTGTTGATCAATCTC encodes:
- the LOC100577273 gene encoding uncharacterized LOC100577273 (The RefSeq protein has 3 substitutions compared to this genomic sequence), with product MPKQVPVENLVIPPQDGRICGTICICQMTAVLSSVALVYLTVAIYMPSTRAFQSGISEVPVMCTTIRAVNADNCEWGSCGEWCLSKTSGPCVQIHVNLRRNGSRILLANCTNTANKTCYGIDQENAKKSKCIADECRNLTGTFNCSSGVCINITDAFECIFHDTDPPMKCSGRRGKITCIDIDGLFNCNRGTCERIRTPYNCDRRCVDIPTRNKNMILLTGDKVYLSQCERAIDVQTNREIWHEDRGDVMMASCYGIFNSTLGVEAVDCINGFVLEKDLLTDLANFTYLSYLNIFATKPLDETRMVAPPEQDLIIANESRLLINLEGCVNTLREECKEFLHEYGKDGSDHNARARFPCYYAESNTGIVVSRFNLENTYKEFMIALLLPSILFVVSCLTLIFCQKTVVVGDDAKMRFKGTVGALSSMEKSASGNLGDAGGGNSAMAL